The genomic segment TTGTCTATCATCATATTCTTGGTTTACAACTTTTTGAGTTTGTGTTTGATTACTTAATCCATCATCAAAAAAGGATAGTGGATTTATTCCAAATCCAAAATATAAAACTAAACCAATAATTAAGATAATTCTTCCAATTTTTGTACCCAAAAGAGATTTAATTAAAGGTAATAGTGAGACAATAGAACTTCCTCTTGAACTACTTCCAAAACTTTGTTTTTCTTCTCTTTTATCTTCAATATTTGAACTTCTTCTATTGTTTTCCCATCTCATATCTTACTCTTCATCTTTAATATATTTAATAGAGATCTCTTTTGTTGGTTTTACTCCAAGCTCTAGAAACTTTTGACTTCTTGAGATTAAATTTCCTCTTCCGCTACTTAGTTTATTTATTGCTTTATCGTAAGACTCTTTACTTTTATCTATACTTTTTCCAATATCTTCAAAATCGTTTAAGAACCCTACAAACTTATCATATAAATCTGCTGCTTGTTTTGAAATCTCTTTTGCATTTTCACTTTGTCTATTATCTTGCCAAAGATTTTCAATAACTTTTAGGCTTGAATATAAAGTTGTTGGAGAAACTATAACAATATTTGATTTTAGAGCCATTTCAAAAATATTACTATTTTGTGATAGTGCTATAGAAAAAGCTCCTTCTATAGGAATAAACATTAAAACAAAATCTAAACTTCTTAATGAGTCAATATTTTCATATTTTTTTGAGCTTAAATCTTTAATATGATTTTTTATAGAGCTTAAAAGCCTAGAAATCGACTCTTTTTTCTCTATTTCATCTTCACTATTAAAATAATCAATATATGAGTTTAAAGATAGCTTTGAGTCAATTATAATATCTTTATTTGTTGGCAAATGAACAATAATATCAGGTCTTACAAGATTTCCTTCATTGGTTCTAAATGAGTTTTGAACTTTATATTCAATATCTTTTCTAAGTCCTGATTGATTTAAAATAGATTCTAAAATCATCTCTCCCCAATCACCTTGAATCTTATTTTGACCTTTTAGTGCTTTCGTAAGATTTAAAGCATCATTTGAAATTTGATTATTTAACTCTTTTAAATTTTTTATCTCTGTTAAAAGTGAGCTTCTTTGTTTTGTCTCTTCTGTAAAAACTTCATTTACCCTATTTCCAAATATATTTAATTGAGCTTTAAATGGTTCTAAAATTTGATTTATATTTTGGTTCGATTTTTTTGAATTATCTTCAAAAATCTTAGAAGTAATATTTTCTATCTCAGCTTTTAGTAAAACTTGATTTTCTCTATTTTGAGCAATAGAAGTCTCTAAAAACTCTTTTTCTAGCTCTAAACTCTTTATCTTTGATTTATACTTCTCAACTATAAAAAATAAAACAGTTGCAAATAGTATAAAAACTATTGCAACTATTAGAAAAAAATTTGTACTTTCAAATTCAAAAATCATATAAACTTCTCTTTTTCAACATCATATCCCAACTCTTTAAATCTATCTATTAAAGGTGGGTGAGAGAAGTAAAAAAATATGTAAAGCTTGTGAGAATATGGAAAAGACTTATTTTCATTTGCTAGTTTTAGTAATGCTTTTACTAAATCTTCTTTACAAGATAAGTTTGCTCCAAAATCATCTGCAGCATATTCATTGTGTCTTGAAATCAAAGAAATCAAAGGCATTAGAAAAAAGCTTAAAACTGTTGAAAACATTAAAAAAACTACAATAATGGCATAAGGTTCATTTTTTAATCCTAAACTTAAAAAAAGCTCATCATTTAAATTTCCAAAAATAGCAAAAAAAACAAACATAACTAATCCCATAATTCCTATATTTTTAAGAATATCACCATTTTTAAAATGTCCTAGCTCGTGTCCTAAAACTGCTAAAAGTTCATTATGAGTTAATTTTTCAATCAATGTATCAAATAAAACAACTCTTTTCGTGCTTCCAAGACCTCCAAAATAAGCGTTTAATCTACTATCTCTTTTACTTGCATCTACGCTGTAAACTCCACTACTTTTAAAACCAACCTCTTTTAAAAGAGAGTTTATTTTCTCTTCAAGTTCAACATCTTTTAGTTTTTCAAACTTATCAAACATTTTATCTCTAATGAGTGGATAAAGCATATTTATCAAAATAATAACTGCAAAAATAAAAATAAAACCAAATATCCACCAAGATGGAAAATTTAAAATAATATATGAAATTCCTGCAATTACAAGAGAACCAAAAACAATTGTAAGAAATGCTGATTTTATAGTATCTTTAATATATAAAGCTGGTGTCATATTTGAAAAACCATACTTCTTATCTAGTTTAAAAGTTTGATACAAAGAAAATGGTAAAGATAAAAACCAATTTATAATAATAAATAAATTTATAAATAAAACTGCTTTTAAAATTGGATTATCAATATCTATTTGATTATCCAAAAATTTAAGACCAAAACTTAACCAAATTATAAAAATAATAAAATCAAAAAATGAACTAGAAATTGCTAATTTTTCTTTATCAATACTATAATTAGCTGCTTCATGATATTTTTTTGTACTTAAAATAATAGCCTTTTTTTTAGTTGCATCTTTTACAAATCCAATTTGCATAAAAGATGTATAAATTGTAAAAAAAAGATAAAAACAATATGCTATAACAAAAAATTGTAACAAATAAAAATCCTTATTTAAAAAATAGTATACATTTTATTCAAATTTTGCTCTAATATCTTTTAATTTTTGAATAATCTTTCTATCTTTAGTAAAATATACTAAATCATAATTATTTTCAAAAGATTTTTTTGTGAAATTTAAACTACCAATCAAAGCTAATTTGTCATCAAAAATCATAGTTTTAAGATGCATTTTTCTTGAATCATTTGGAATAATTACTTTTATATTTGCTTCTTTTAACAAATTGTAGATTTTATCATTTGCTTCAACTTTACTTTTATCTAAAACAACAGTTACATTTACTCCATTTTTTGAAGCCTTTATTAAATCTTTTGCAATATTTTTATATGAAAAATTATACATCGCAATAAAAATAGACTCCTTTGAGCTTAAAATTTCATATCTAATTTTCTCTTTTAGAAAATTAGATTCATCAGGAAGTGTAAAAAGCTCATTTGAGTAAGCATTTATAATAAGCAGTAGCATAAATAATATTTTTTTCATTTAATTCTCCAATATTTCAAATATAGTTTGTGGTATTTTCGATGGTTTTCCAAGCTTCAAAAATGCTAACTTAAATTTTGCTTCAAAAATAAGCTCATTTTCTCTAAAAATCTCTTGTTTCATAATAATTGAAGCTGATTTTTTCTCAATTAGTTCTGTTTTTATTTCTAAAATATCTGCAAATTTTGCAGATTTTATCCAGTTGGCTTCACACGATTTAACTACAAAAAACTCAACTTCTGAGTGAGGAAGCAATTCTTTTTGAAAAAATAGCTCACTTCTAGCTCTTTCACAATAGTTTAAATAATTTGAATGATAAACCATATTTCCACAATCTGTATCTTCATAATAAACTCGTATTTTCATCTTTAAAACTCCTCAAATTCAACTCTATTTCTACCATTTTCTTTTGCTAAATATAGAGCATTATAAGCTTTTTTTATTAATTTTGTTTTCTCAAGTTTATCTTTTGGAATAACCGTTGAGACTCCTAAACTAATTGTTACTATACTTGAGATTCTTGAATTCTCATGTGGTATTTCAAGATTTTGTACTGCTATTTTTAGTTTTGTTGCAATATTTATAGCATCGAATTTATTTGTATTAGGTAAAATACAAATAAACTCTTCTCCTCCATATCTTGCTACTAAATCGTGAGATCTATTTAGTTTATCCTCTAGACATCTAGCAATTTTTTGTAAACATAAATCTCCAGCTTGATGTCCATATGTATCATTGTATTGTTTAAAAAAATCAATATCTAATAAAATAATAGATAACTCCTTTTGATTTCTTTTACAATAGCTCCACTCTTTTTCTAAAAATCCATCAAAATATCTTCTATTTGCAATTTTTGTTAAACTATCTATGTATGCCAAATTTTCTAGTTTTTTTCTACTCTCTTCTCTATTTTTTATATCAAATTGAAGTAAAATATATCTTCTTTTTTGTAGAAAGAATATCCCTGGAATTGAAAATATCAAAAGTAAAAAATATAAAATAGCCATAACTATAATTTCATTTTTAATATCAGAATACAAAATATTTAAGTTTCTACTAACGCTTACATACAAAGGTGTATTTATATCAAGTTCATTGGGTATTATTGAGTATATTGATAAAATTCTATTATCTTCTCCAGCGTAAGTTAATCCTTTAAAGGTGTTTAAAATATTTCCACTTGATATATGTTTTGAAAGTAAACTTTGACTATCTAATAATTTTTTACCAACTAATAAAGAATTACTTGGAAATGTTAAAAAAAGAGTTCCATCGCCATGAATAATAGATGCTTTCATATCATCTGAATAGATTACAGAACTTAATAAATTTGACAAAGCAGTTGGATCAAATGCAGCCAAAATAATCCCAGCAAAATCATTGTTTTTATCAAAAAATGGTGTTGATATGTTTACAGTTAGAGTTCCTAAAACACTAATATATGGTGAACTAATAAATAGTCTATTTTCTATAGGATTTTCTCTTACTGTTTTAAAATAATCTCTTGAAGAGTAGTTAAAAGGGATTAAATCATCTCTACTTGAAGCTATTATATTTCCATTTTTATCCATTATTAAAAAAGTTCTAACTGATGGTATAACATTTACAAATAATTTTAAATTTGAAATTAAATCATGTTCTTTATTTATAGCAGTTTTTATATTTTTAAAAGCTTCATTTATAGAATATATTTGCATTAAAATATTATCATTTATTATTTTTACTTGAGTTGATAATCTATTTTCTTCTGTTTTTATTACTTTCTGTTTTTCAAAAAGAATAGTAAATATTATAAAAATTGTGATAATAATTATAAAAAAAATATATAAAAACCACTCTATAGCAAATGTTTTGATAATACTTTTTTTAAAATTTTCTGGCATGATATTCTATTTTAAAAAATTTACCAAAAAGATAGCGTTTGCTCATCTTTTTGAGCTTCATTTATTTCAATAAATACATTTTTGTTATAATCAATATGTAAATTATAAACACCAACATTAAAAGTAGTTTCAATATTTTTTTTGTCAAAATAGCTTGAGTTATCACTATCTAAAAAATTAGACAGATGATACTCGACCAAAGATGGAGACATAGTATCTAAAA from the Aliarcobacter cryaerophilus ATCC 43158 genome contains:
- a CDS encoding DNA recombination protein RmuC, with product MIFEFESTNFFLIVAIVFILFATVLFFIVEKYKSKIKSLELEKEFLETSIAQNRENQVLLKAEIENITSKIFEDNSKKSNQNINQILEPFKAQLNIFGNRVNEVFTEETKQRSSLLTEIKNLKELNNQISNDALNLTKALKGQNKIQGDWGEMILESILNQSGLRKDIEYKVQNSFRTNEGNLVRPDIIVHLPTNKDIIIDSKLSLNSYIDYFNSEDEIEKKESISRLLSSIKNHIKDLSSKKYENIDSLRSLDFVLMFIPIEGAFSIALSQNSNIFEMALKSNIVIVSPTTLYSSLKVIENLWQDNRQSENAKEISKQAADLYDKFVGFLNDFEDIGKSIDKSKESYDKAINKLSSGRGNLISRSQKFLELGVKPTKEISIKYIKDEE
- a CDS encoding M48 family metallopeptidase, whose amino-acid sequence is MLQFFVIAYCFYLFFTIYTSFMQIGFVKDATKKKAIILSTKKYHEAANYSIDKEKLAISSSFFDFIIFIIWLSFGLKFLDNQIDIDNPILKAVLFINLFIIINWFLSLPFSLYQTFKLDKKYGFSNMTPALYIKDTIKSAFLTIVFGSLVIAGISYIILNFPSWWIFGFIFIFAVIILINMLYPLIRDKMFDKFEKLKDVELEEKINSLLKEVGFKSSGVYSVDASKRDSRLNAYFGGLGSTKRVVLFDTLIEKLTHNELLAVLGHELGHFKNGDILKNIGIMGLVMFVFFAIFGNLNDELFLSLGLKNEPYAIIVVFLMFSTVLSFFLMPLISLISRHNEYAADDFGANLSCKEDLVKALLKLANENKSFPYSHKLYIFFYFSHPPLIDRFKELGYDVEKEKFI
- a CDS encoding phospholipase D-like domain-containing protein; the protein is MKKILFMLLLIINAYSNELFTLPDESNFLKEKIRYEILSSKESIFIAMYNFSYKNIAKDLIKASKNGVNVTVVLDKSKVEANDKIYNLLKEANIKVIIPNDSRKMHLKTMIFDDKLALIGSLNFTKKSFENNYDLVYFTKDRKIIQKLKDIRAKFE
- a CDS encoding YbgC/FadM family acyl-CoA thioesterase; the encoded protein is MKIRVYYEDTDCGNMVYHSNYLNYCERARSELFFQKELLPHSEVEFFVVKSCEANWIKSAKFADILEIKTELIEKKSASIIMKQEIFRENELIFEAKFKLAFLKLGKPSKIPQTIFEILEN
- a CDS encoding sensor domain-containing diguanylate cyclase, which codes for MPENFKKSIIKTFAIEWFLYIFFIIIITIFIIFTILFEKQKVIKTEENRLSTQVKIINDNILMQIYSINEAFKNIKTAINKEHDLISNLKLFVNVIPSVRTFLIMDKNGNIIASSRDDLIPFNYSSRDYFKTVRENPIENRLFISSPYISVLGTLTVNISTPFFDKNNDFAGIILAAFDPTALSNLLSSVIYSDDMKASIIHGDGTLFLTFPSNSLLVGKKLLDSQSLLSKHISSGNILNTFKGLTYAGEDNRILSIYSIIPNELDINTPLYVSVSRNLNILYSDIKNEIIVMAILYFLLLIFSIPGIFFLQKRRYILLQFDIKNREESRKKLENLAYIDSLTKIANRRYFDGFLEKEWSYCKRNQKELSIILLDIDFFKQYNDTYGHQAGDLCLQKIARCLEDKLNRSHDLVARYGGEEFICILPNTNKFDAINIATKLKIAVQNLEIPHENSRISSIVTISLGVSTVIPKDKLEKTKLIKKAYNALYLAKENGRNRVEFEEF